The Desulfosoma sp. genome has a segment encoding these proteins:
- a CDS encoding AmpG family muropeptide MFS transporter, protein MFPSWLRVYGRRHVLGMLGLGFSSGLPLALTGSTLQAWMMSEKVDIRLIGLFSLVGLPYTLKVAWAPLMDRFPAPWLGRRRGWILTTQILLCASLLILGSLTPARDLQIMAALALLIAFWSASQDIVIDAYRTEVLPDTDKGAGAAMSVVGYRLAMLTSGAMALILSDHFPWQTVYVTMGLIMGGCVLWTLVCPEPGEDTKAANAVHQTIKETLWAPLQNYFARPGAMAMLAFIMVFKLSDALAGALTTPFLLDLGFTRTDVGTVNKAFGLVSTIVGTLIGGALVHRLGISRSLWVATFLQAFSNLAFTGLAVVGSHYGFMVGAVALENLCGGLGTAAFLAFLMSLCDRRYAATQYALLSSLMAVSRVLAGMPTGFLVAALGWPWFYTVSVLGALPGIVLLPRFAPWRRHPAL, encoded by the coding sequence GTGTTTCCTTCCTGGTTACGTGTCTACGGCCGACGTCATGTTCTGGGCATGCTGGGTCTCGGATTTTCTTCCGGGTTGCCTTTGGCCCTTACGGGAAGCACGCTTCAGGCCTGGATGATGTCCGAAAAGGTGGACATTCGCCTGATCGGCCTTTTCTCCCTGGTAGGACTCCCTTACACCCTCAAGGTGGCCTGGGCTCCTCTCATGGACCGCTTTCCTGCCCCGTGGCTTGGCAGACGTCGGGGTTGGATCCTTACCACTCAGATTCTTCTCTGTGCAAGTCTTCTGATTCTGGGATCCCTCACACCGGCACGAGATCTTCAGATCATGGCCGCTTTGGCTTTGCTTATCGCCTTCTGGAGTGCAAGTCAGGATATCGTCATAGACGCTTACCGCACAGAAGTGCTTCCGGACACGGACAAGGGGGCCGGTGCGGCCATGAGCGTCGTGGGATATCGATTGGCCATGCTCACTTCAGGAGCCATGGCTCTGATCCTTTCCGATCATTTTCCTTGGCAGACCGTGTATGTCACGATGGGCCTGATCATGGGAGGATGTGTCCTATGGACCTTGGTGTGTCCGGAACCTGGGGAAGACACCAAAGCCGCCAATGCCGTTCATCAGACAATCAAGGAAACTTTATGGGCTCCCTTGCAGAACTATTTTGCTCGACCCGGCGCCATGGCCATGCTGGCTTTTATCATGGTCTTTAAGCTCAGTGATGCCCTGGCGGGTGCTTTGACTACGCCTTTTCTGCTGGATCTGGGATTTACCCGAACCGATGTAGGTACCGTCAACAAGGCCTTTGGTCTGGTGAGCACCATTGTGGGCACTTTGATCGGGGGCGCCCTGGTGCATCGCCTGGGAATCTCACGATCCCTTTGGGTGGCCACATTCCTTCAGGCCTTTTCCAATTTGGCTTTTACAGGGCTGGCTGTGGTAGGAAGCCATTATGGGTTCATGGTCGGAGCGGTCGCTTTGGAGAACCTGTGTGGAGGGTTGGGAACCGCGGCGTTCTTGGCGTTCCTGATGAGCTTGTGTGATAGACGCTACGCCGCCACTCAATATGCTTTGCTTTCCAGCCTGATGGCGGTTTCCAGAGTCTTGGCCGGCATGCCAACCGGATTCCTGGTCGCCGCCCTGGGTTGGCCTTGGTTTTACACAGTGAGCGTCCTGGGCGCCCTTCCCGGTATTGTGCTCCTTCCTCGATTCGCCCCTTGGCGCCGCCACCCCGCCCTCTGA
- a CDS encoding KamA family radical SAM protein, whose protein sequence is MISLEQFANHWKIPLDPLKAVHQVYPFVLSRHFANLITAPEDPVWRQVVPDPRELDISDPFGLTDPLGEESRSPVPNLVHRYPDRVLWIVSDLCAVHCRFCTRKRRWTHPVPLTDDLVHEALDYIRKTPAIHDVLLSGGDPLMLPVDFLESLVARVREIPHVRLIRLGTRVPFADPARITPALVRCLAAYAPLYINIHVNHPSEISKESREACGLLADAGIPLGSQTVLLKGINDHAAVLGTLFTELLTLRVRPYYLLQMDLMQGTAHFRTPLSAGMELLATLRHRISGLALPHFVVDLPGGLGKVPMTASAVVHMDSKCVVLENFAGSSSAYPLEPCEAERLRRVLGLS, encoded by the coding sequence GTGATCTCTCTCGAGCAGTTTGCAAACCACTGGAAAATCCCTCTAGACCCCTTGAAGGCCGTGCATCAGGTTTACCCTTTCGTTCTCAGCCGACATTTTGCAAACCTTATCACCGCTCCTGAGGACCCTGTATGGCGACAAGTGGTGCCGGATCCAAGAGAACTGGATATCAGCGACCCTTTTGGTCTGACGGATCCTTTGGGAGAAGAAAGCCGATCCCCTGTTCCCAATCTGGTGCATCGCTATCCCGACCGAGTGCTTTGGATCGTCAGCGATCTGTGTGCGGTGCATTGCCGTTTTTGCACACGAAAAAGACGCTGGACTCACCCGGTACCTCTCACCGACGATCTTGTTCACGAGGCTTTGGACTATATACGAAAAACCCCCGCCATTCATGACGTCCTTCTTTCCGGCGGAGATCCTCTCATGCTGCCTGTGGATTTTCTGGAAAGCCTGGTCGCCAGGGTGCGGGAAATTCCTCATGTTCGCCTCATTCGCCTTGGCACCCGGGTCCCTTTTGCCGATCCAGCACGCATCACACCCGCCTTGGTGCGGTGTCTGGCGGCCTATGCTCCCTTGTACATAAACATTCACGTCAATCATCCATCGGAAATTTCCAAGGAAAGCCGTGAAGCCTGTGGTCTTTTAGCCGATGCCGGCATTCCCCTGGGTAGTCAAACCGTGCTTCTCAAAGGCATTAACGACCATGCCGCCGTTTTGGGTACGCTTTTCACGGAGCTTTTGACGCTAAGAGTTCGTCCCTACTACCTTCTGCAGATGGACCTTATGCAAGGCACGGCCCATTTTCGCACACCCCTTTCGGCGGGAATGGAACTCCTGGCGACCTTGCGTCATCGCATCTCAGGTCTGGCTCTTCCCCATTTTGTCGTGGATCTTCCCGGAGGTTTAGGAAAAGTGCCCATGACGGCTTCGGCGGTGGTCCACATGGATTCCAAATGTGTGGTGCTTGAAAATTTTGCCGGGTCTTCGTCAGCCTATCCTTTGGAGCCTTGCGAGGCGGAGCGGTTGCGTCGTGTGTTAGGACTGAGCTGA
- the ubiE gene encoding bifunctional demethylmenaquinone methyltransferase/2-methoxy-6-polyprenyl-1,4-benzoquinol methylase UbiE — MSNVSLEKSPHRMGSMFDRIAATYDFLNHFLSMGLDLWWRRQAVQALWRLTPQAHRVLDVATGTGDLAFAMLRGRPHVHLVGLDVARNMLRRAAEKRRASSISASRYSLVAADALNMPFPDHCFDALMIAYGIRNLPDISQAFREFRRVLRPGAHVLILEFTLPRQPVLRNAYRFYFENILPRLGGWVSRDREAYQYLPASVGAFISPEAMSDLGASEGFETRCIRLLTAGITYYWIGRCSKDEP; from the coding sequence GTGTCGAATGTGTCTTTGGAAAAAAGTCCGCACCGCATGGGATCCATGTTTGATCGGATTGCGGCGACCTATGATTTCTTGAATCACTTTCTTTCCATGGGTTTGGACCTGTGGTGGCGACGTCAAGCGGTGCAAGCCCTGTGGCGTTTGACACCGCAGGCTCATAGGGTGCTGGATGTGGCTACGGGAACGGGTGATCTGGCTTTCGCCATGCTTCGAGGCCGACCCCATGTTCACCTTGTAGGTCTTGATGTGGCTCGAAACATGCTTCGCAGGGCCGCCGAAAAACGCCGCGCCTCCTCCATTTCCGCGTCCCGATACAGCCTCGTGGCGGCGGATGCCCTTAACATGCCGTTTCCCGACCATTGTTTTGATGCCCTCATGATCGCCTACGGGATTCGAAATCTGCCGGATATTTCTCAGGCCTTTCGAGAATTTCGACGTGTGCTTCGTCCCGGGGCTCATGTGCTCATTTTGGAATTCACCCTGCCTCGTCAGCCCGTCCTGAGAAACGCTTACAGGTTTTACTTTGAAAACATCCTTCCACGCCTTGGAGGCTGGGTGTCACGGGACCGTGAAGCTTACCAGTATCTTCCGGCATCCGTAGGAGCCTTTATCAGTCCGGAAGCCATGAGCGATCTCGGGGCGTCGGAAGGCTTTGAAACACGCTGCATACGGCTTCTCACCGCAGGGATCACCTATTACTGGATCGGCCGATGCTCAAAGGATGAACCATGA
- a CDS encoding menaquinone biosynthesis decarboxylase, giving the protein MKTAYKNLRDFVRALEKEGELLRIQAPVSRELEITQITDIMCKSPKGSKALLFENVVESPFPVLTNAFGSEKRICMALGVRHLDELAVRVRRFIEIEPPKSLAQALRLVPLGLDLLRFVPRKVRHAPCQEVVRRGSDVNLNQLPVLKCWPKDGGPFVTLPVVITRSLRTGKRNAGMYRLQVYDAKTTGMHWHIHKDGSHYFQEYRTARKPMPVAVAVGTDPATTYAATAPLPRGVDEMILSGFIRRAPVPMTRAVTVPLDVPAEAEFILEGYVDPEELRLEGPFGDHTGYYSLTDFYPVFHVTAITHRKNPIYPATIVGRPPMEDCYLAKATERLFLPLLQAVLPEIKDYWLPWEGVFHNITVVALEKEYPGHARKVMSALWGQGQMSFCKALVMVDAQVDLNRPEKVLETVLNTVDLERDLYITEGVLDVLDHSAPEPLFGGKVGLDATARLAMEPQRPQRPRPASWPEDTHILQDLHRISEKFSRCRRLKLDVANPVLLVNMIKDGSVSARSLAPALLDAEALQPFSVFVIYDQDIVLQDGSLVLWKLFNNVDPHRDMVRKGSRLVIDATKKGPEDGHTRPWPDDIVMDPNVVERVRERARELGISAFLES; this is encoded by the coding sequence ATGAAAACCGCCTATAAGAATCTTCGAGATTTCGTCCGGGCTTTGGAAAAGGAAGGGGAACTGCTTCGGATTCAGGCGCCTGTGTCCCGGGAACTGGAGATCACCCAAATCACGGATATCATGTGCAAGAGTCCCAAAGGCAGTAAAGCGCTTTTATTTGAAAATGTCGTGGAATCGCCTTTCCCTGTGCTGACCAATGCCTTTGGAAGCGAAAAGCGTATCTGCATGGCCTTAGGGGTGCGTCATCTGGATGAACTGGCGGTTCGCGTGCGTCGATTCATAGAAATCGAACCCCCCAAGTCCCTGGCCCAAGCCCTTCGTCTGGTACCTTTAGGTCTGGATCTGTTGCGGTTTGTGCCTCGAAAGGTGCGTCACGCCCCATGTCAGGAAGTGGTTCGACGAGGATCCGACGTGAACCTGAACCAGCTTCCCGTGCTCAAATGCTGGCCCAAAGACGGTGGTCCCTTCGTCACTCTGCCCGTAGTCATCACACGCAGCCTGAGAACAGGTAAACGCAATGCGGGCATGTACCGCCTTCAGGTCTATGACGCCAAAACAACAGGCATGCATTGGCATATCCACAAGGATGGATCCCATTACTTTCAGGAATATCGAACCGCCCGAAAGCCCATGCCTGTCGCTGTGGCCGTGGGAACCGACCCGGCCACCACCTATGCCGCCACAGCCCCGTTGCCTCGCGGTGTGGATGAAATGATCCTTTCCGGTTTTATTCGTCGGGCTCCCGTACCCATGACGCGGGCTGTGACCGTGCCTTTGGATGTGCCCGCCGAAGCGGAATTTATCCTGGAAGGTTACGTGGATCCCGAAGAACTTCGCCTGGAAGGCCCCTTTGGAGATCATACGGGTTACTATTCCCTGACAGATTTTTATCCAGTGTTTCATGTGACGGCCATCACCCATCGAAAAAACCCCATTTACCCGGCAACCATCGTAGGTCGTCCTCCCATGGAAGACTGTTATTTGGCCAAAGCCACGGAACGGCTTTTTCTTCCATTGCTTCAGGCAGTGCTTCCGGAAATCAAGGACTACTGGCTTCCTTGGGAAGGTGTTTTTCACAACATAACGGTGGTGGCTTTGGAAAAAGAATATCCAGGCCATGCCCGCAAAGTCATGAGCGCTCTATGGGGGCAGGGGCAAATGAGTTTCTGCAAGGCTTTGGTGATGGTCGATGCCCAGGTGGACCTCAACCGTCCTGAAAAGGTCCTGGAAACCGTGCTGAATACCGTGGACTTGGAACGGGATCTTTACATCACGGAAGGGGTCCTGGATGTGCTGGACCACAGCGCTCCTGAACCGCTCTTTGGAGGTAAGGTAGGACTGGACGCCACCGCCCGCCTGGCCATGGAACCGCAAAGACCTCAAAGGCCCCGCCCTGCTTCCTGGCCTGAAGATACGCACATTCTGCAGGATCTTCACCGAATCAGTGAAAAATTCAGCCGGTGTCGACGCCTGAAACTGGACGTGGCTAATCCCGTTCTTTTGGTCAACATGATCAAAGACGGTTCAGTCTCCGCTCGTTCCCTGGCACCGGCTTTGTTGGATGCCGAAGCCCTGCAGCCCTTCAGCGTCTTTGTCATTTATGATCAGGACATCGTTTTACAGGACGGCTCTCTCGTGCTCTGGAAACTTTTCAACAATGTCGATCCTCATCGGGATATGGTCCGTAAGGGGTCCCGGCTCGTCATCGACGCCACCAAGAAAGGCCCTGAAGATGGTCATACAAGGCCCTGGCCCGACGATATCGTCATGGACCCGAACGTGGTCGAACGCGTCAGGGAGCGAGCTCGAGAACTGGGCATCAGCGCCTTTCTGGAAAGCTGA
- a CDS encoding cysteine synthase translates to MGEFMVMKNVYDNVLQVIGNTPLVRINRLNPNPRTTIYAKLESKNPGGSIKDRTALFMIEAAERSGELTPNKTIIEATSGNTGIGLAVVAAVKGYRLILAMPETASSERQKILKALGAELLLTPGALGTDGAIEEVYRMVREQPDKYFLADQFNNPANPEAHYRGTGPEIYEQTEGKVNVVVASLGTSGTAMGILRAMKERNPSIEVVAVEPYPGHKIQGLKNMKESYVPGIFERHKLDRIVHVKDEDAFEMARRLAREEGLFVGMSSGACMAAAVEIAKERESGVIVAVLPDGGDRYLSTNLFTTMLEPDFRFFDFLQRRKVDFKPAVEGKIRIAVTGPPLDSCLSLETARRLMLADILTRFVQSKGFRTETFVLLPDLDSRSIQCAIEKNTSLEDYVQDRIAVFSSELQKLGMASQVALTKTSEHLEAIVQLVRSLLKKGVAYEKLRSVYFNVAQVDDYGRLSRVDPQKVRSGSSVDLSAYEKLNPRDFALLKRATLAELKRGHYLKTEWGNVVPTWHIASAAMVMDHFGFPLDIYVSGMDFLFPHLENLRTIAWALTGKAYANTWLLCERIQNAEGETTKSTEPEACPRSLTLEDLYAEGMTPAEVRFWLIASHYRKPMTISRQSLRSAARGLKRVREFIHRLHHASVHEGAVNGVEEEVFSLERGFFDALADDMNTPKALAALFDFVRTMNLRLEQGPLAPRAKETALKAVQNVDRILGLFALDLRPLSAEEKALMEQREAARAAKDWARADALREELRRLGIVVRDAAHGTLWERVS, encoded by the coding sequence ATGGGAGAGTTCATGGTCATGAAAAACGTCTATGACAATGTGCTTCAAGTGATCGGCAACACTCCGTTGGTTCGCATCAACCGCCTTAACCCGAACCCTCGAACCACCATTTACGCCAAGCTGGAATCCAAAAATCCCGGAGGATCCATCAAGGATCGTACGGCCCTGTTCATGATCGAAGCCGCGGAACGCAGCGGGGAATTAACCCCGAACAAAACCATCATCGAAGCCACCAGCGGCAACACGGGTATCGGGCTGGCTGTGGTCGCCGCCGTCAAAGGCTACCGCCTCATCTTGGCCATGCCGGAAACAGCCAGCAGCGAACGGCAAAAGATCCTCAAGGCCCTAGGCGCCGAATTGCTGCTCACTCCAGGCGCTCTTGGCACCGATGGCGCTATTGAAGAAGTCTATCGCATGGTGCGGGAACAGCCGGATAAGTATTTTCTGGCGGATCAATTCAATAACCCGGCTAATCCTGAAGCCCATTATCGGGGGACAGGCCCGGAAATCTATGAGCAGACCGAAGGGAAAGTCAACGTGGTGGTGGCCAGCCTGGGAACCAGTGGCACGGCCATGGGTATCCTTCGAGCCATGAAGGAACGAAACCCTTCTATTGAAGTTGTGGCTGTGGAGCCCTATCCGGGCCATAAAATTCAAGGGCTCAAGAACATGAAAGAATCTTACGTGCCGGGTATCTTTGAAAGACACAAGCTGGATCGCATTGTTCATGTAAAGGACGAAGATGCTTTTGAAATGGCGCGGCGTTTGGCCAGGGAAGAAGGGCTGTTTGTGGGCATGAGTTCCGGAGCCTGCATGGCGGCGGCCGTGGAAATCGCCAAGGAAAGAGAAAGCGGCGTGATTGTGGCGGTCCTTCCCGATGGAGGTGACCGCTATCTCAGTACCAACCTTTTCACCACCATGTTGGAACCTGATTTTCGCTTCTTTGATTTTCTTCAACGCCGTAAGGTGGACTTTAAACCCGCCGTGGAAGGCAAAATCCGCATCGCGGTCACGGGCCCTCCCCTGGATTCCTGCCTTTCCCTGGAAACGGCTCGAAGACTCATGCTGGCCGATATTCTCACTCGATTCGTGCAATCCAAAGGTTTTCGCACGGAAACCTTTGTCCTGCTTCCTGATCTGGACAGCCGATCCATTCAGTGCGCCATCGAAAAAAACACAAGTCTTGAAGACTATGTTCAGGATCGCATCGCCGTCTTTTCCTCGGAATTACAAAAGCTGGGTATGGCCTCTCAGGTGGCCCTGACCAAGACCAGCGAGCACCTGGAAGCAATCGTCCAATTGGTTCGATCCTTGCTAAAAAAAGGAGTGGCTTACGAAAAGTTACGTTCCGTTTATTTCAATGTCGCCCAAGTCGACGACTACGGCCGACTTTCACGGGTTGATCCCCAAAAGGTTCGGTCCGGCTCCTCCGTGGACCTGAGTGCCTACGAAAAATTGAACCCTCGCGATTTCGCCTTGCTCAAGCGTGCAACCCTCGCCGAACTGAAACGCGGCCATTACCTCAAGACCGAATGGGGCAACGTGGTGCCCACATGGCACATCGCCTCCGCCGCCATGGTCATGGATCATTTCGGATTTCCTTTGGACATTTACGTCAGTGGCATGGACTTTTTGTTTCCTCACTTGGAAAACCTTAGGACCATCGCCTGGGCCCTTACCGGAAAGGCCTATGCCAACACATGGCTTCTGTGCGAAAGGATTCAAAACGCGGAAGGAGAAACCACGAAATCGACAGAACCCGAAGCATGCCCAAGGTCCCTAACCCTCGAAGACCTTTATGCCGAAGGGATGACTCCCGCCGAAGTGCGTTTCTGGCTCATTGCATCCCATTACCGCAAGCCCATGACAATATCCCGACAAAGCCTTCGAAGTGCCGCACGGGGACTCAAACGCGTTCGAGAATTCATCCATCGATTGCACCATGCGTCGGTGCATGAGGGTGCCGTAAACGGGGTGGAAGAAGAAGTGTTTTCCTTGGAACGCGGCTTTTTCGACGCCCTGGCCGATGATATGAACACGCCCAAGGCTTTGGCGGCCCTTTTCGATTTCGTGCGCACCATGAATCTTCGACTGGAACAGGGACCTCTGGCACCACGAGCCAAGGAAACCGCCCTCAAGGCGGTGCAAAACGTGGATCGTATTTTGGGTCTTTTTGCCTTGGATCTTCGGCCCTTGTCCGCCGAAGAAAAGGCCCTCATGGAACAAAGGGAAGCCGCCCGCGCTGCAAAGGATTGGGCTCGAGCCGACGCCCTTCGAGAAGAACTGCGCCGCTTGGGCATCGTGGTTCGAGACGCCGCTCACGGCACCCTGTGGGAACGCGTCTCCTGA
- a CDS encoding 2-dehydropantoate 2-reductase — MKIGVLGTGGVGGYFGGFLARAGVDIHFVARGKHLEALQEEGLEVVTNNENFRVRIHATSEPEEIGPVDLLLFCVKSHDTEKAARFAAPMVETDTTILTLQNGIDNAEKLSEVFGEEKILPGTVFIESTIASPGVIAHTGKPGKIIFGELSGERTERVQKILDVFHQAGIDAEVSDNIQKVLWAKFLFICGVHGVSTLGRAALGLILDCPETREVLEGTMKEVLELSKKCGIGLPDNAVEEAMALAYSYNRKFKCSMLRDLEWHRKTEVEALNGMVVRLGREHGVPVPYNSIIYAVMHLENKKIENPVWANQLLER; from the coding sequence ATGAAGATCGGGGTCTTGGGTACCGGAGGGGTTGGGGGCTATTTCGGAGGTTTTCTGGCGCGCGCCGGCGTGGATATCCACTTTGTGGCTCGAGGAAAGCATTTGGAAGCCTTGCAAGAAGAAGGCTTGGAAGTGGTGACCAACAACGAGAATTTTCGTGTACGTATTCACGCCACATCGGAGCCGGAAGAGATCGGCCCGGTGGATCTCCTGCTCTTTTGCGTCAAATCCCATGATACAGAAAAGGCGGCTCGTTTTGCAGCTCCCATGGTAGAAACGGACACCACCATCCTCACACTTCAAAACGGGATCGATAACGCCGAGAAACTGAGTGAGGTTTTCGGTGAAGAAAAAATACTGCCCGGAACCGTCTTTATTGAATCCACCATTGCGTCTCCCGGTGTCATTGCGCACACGGGAAAGCCCGGAAAAATTATCTTCGGGGAACTATCCGGGGAACGCACGGAGCGGGTTCAGAAAATTCTAGATGTCTTTCACCAGGCAGGCATTGATGCTGAAGTTTCCGACAACATTCAAAAAGTCCTGTGGGCCAAATTTCTTTTCATTTGCGGCGTCCATGGGGTGAGCACCCTGGGACGGGCGGCTTTGGGTCTCATTTTGGATTGCCCGGAAACCCGCGAAGTCCTGGAAGGGACCATGAAGGAAGTGTTGGAGCTTTCCAAGAAATGCGGCATCGGTTTACCGGACAATGCCGTGGAAGAAGCCATGGCACTGGCGTATTCCTACAACCGCAAGTTCAAGTGTTCCATGCTGCGCGATCTAGAATGGCATCGCAAAACGGAAGTGGAAGCCCTTAACGGCATGGTGGTCCGCCTCGGCAGGGAACACGGCGTTCCTGTGCCTTACAATAGCATCATCTATGCCGTCATGCATTTGGAAAACAAAAAGATAGAAAACCCTGTCTGGGCCAACCAGCTTTTGGAACGTTAG